The stretch of DNA CAGGAAGACCTTGGCCGCGCTCGCTGCGCGACGGGAACGTCTCGGCATATGCGGTGGCCCCCAGCGCTTCGCAGATGCGGGCGACCTCGCATTGGCCGCGCGCGCCGAGCGCGCTGTGCTCGCCGCCCCCGCCAAGCAGGAAGACAATATGGGATGCGGCGCGCAGCCTGCTTACTGCGGCAGCCAGGTCAATCGATGCGGATGCCTCCTCGGCCAGCGGCTCGCCGGCCTCGGCGATATCTACCGGCGCATCCTGCAGCTCGGCCTGGAAATCCGCCGGGAAAATGAGCGTAGCCCCTTGCCCACCGCGCGCGCGACTGCCGGCAACCGCGGCGCAGGCCGCCGGCACGACATCGCCAGGGTCGGCTATACGATGCACCCAGCCGGAAACGGGGCGGGCAAGCGACTCGATATCGGAAGTCAACGGCGCATCGTATTTCAGGTGCCAACTGGTGTGATCCCCGATCACATTGACAATGGGCGTGTGCGCGCGGCGCGCATTGTGCAGATTCGCAATGCCGTTCGCGAACCCAGGCCCCAGATGCAGCAAGGTCGCGGCGGCGCGGCCGGTCATGCGGCCATACCCGTCGGCGCCCCCGGTGCAGATATTTTCCTGCAGGCCCAGGACGCAGCGCACATCGCTCCGCAGCTCGAGTCCACGCACCATATCCAGCTCGGTCGTCCCGGGGTTGGCGAAACACGTGTCCACTCCCTTCGCAGCCAGCACCGCCCATAGAGCTTGCGCTCCCGTCATCCTAGCCATGGATTCCTCCTCACCGTCATACGCCTCGCAGGCGTGGCCGACTTGCTTTTCATATTTGTTATTTTATCAAATTATAGTAAATCAGCAATACATGTGCGAAATGTATGTCGAGAAATAAAATTCTTATTGCAGAATTACCTTTTTGCGTAAATATCGCTTTTGCCTCACACTCGCACACTGTTGCGAACGCACGCAGAAAACCGCGAAATATCCATGAACAGCCTTCAACGCATGCTCGATGTCCTGTCCCTGTTCCGGGACGACCAGCCCGTCATCGACATTGACGTCATCAGCAAGGAACTCGGCTATCCCGCTTCGAGCGCCTACCGCTACGTGCGCGAACTGGCTGGCGCCGGCCTGCTGGTGCGACTGCCGCGCGGCTACGCCGTGGGCCCGCGCATCATCGAACTCGACCGCCACATGACCCGTTTCGATCCCGTGCTGTCGGTCAGCCGCGATATCGTCGACGATCTGGTGCGCAAAACCAGCCTCGATCTGCTCATCAGCGAGTGGTACGGGTCCAAGGTCATCAACATTCTGCAGAAATCGGCCAGCGACACCTCCGCGTTGGATTTCGGCCGGGGTTCGCCCATAAACCTGTTCCGCAGCGCGACCGCTCGCGTGGTGCTTGCCTATCTGCTGCCTAGACAATTGCGGCGCCTGTACGATCAAACTCCGCCGGAAGAGAGCGGCGCGGCCCTGGGCACCTGGAAAGAATTCTCGAAAGCCATGCTGCGCATCCGCAAAGACGGCTACTGCATCAGCGAACATGAACTCAGCCCGCACAACAGCGGCATTGCCGCCCCCATCTTCGACGAAAAGCATCGGATCCTGGGCAGCATCACGCTTGCCGGCAGTTCAGACCGCTTCAACGCCTTCAATCGCGAATTCCTCGCCACCTTGATTTGCAGCGCTGCCAACGAAATCGCAGCGCGCATCGCAAGCTGACGGGCAACACGTCATCAAAGGCGCCTGCCGGATTCCGGTTGCGCGCCTCGGGAGCTGGCCCTCGTCGGATCGATACCTAGATCCGCTGCGCTATCCAGGCAAACGATTCAGGACTTCAAACCCAGATAAATTCGCGTCAATCGGTGGTCTCGGCCGAGCAGCTCGGCCGGGCCTTCCTGGACGATGCTGCCCGTTTCGAGAACGTAGGCGCGGTCCGCGATGGCAAGCGCGGCCCGCGCGTTCTGTTCGACCAGCAGCACCGAAACACCGTGTGATTGCAGCCGGCCGATGATGTTGAAGACTTCCGTCACAATGCGTGGAGCGAGGCCGAGGCTCGGTTCGTCGAGCATGAGCAGTCTGGGCTTGAGCATCAGAGCGCGGCCGATAGCCAGCATCTGGCGCTCGCCGCCCGACAATGTGCCCGCAAGCTGACTCGCGCGCTCTTTCAACCGCGGGAAGACGCTATAGACGCCGTCGAGTTCGTCCTGTACATCGCGTCTGCCGTGAAAGCGGCGGCTGAACGCGCCGAGCACGAGGTTCTCGCGCACGGTCATGTCGGAAAACAAGTCGCGCGATTCGGGTACCAAGGTGAACCCGCGGCGCACCCGCTCTGTGGTGGTCCAATGTTCGATGCTCTCGCCGCAATAGCGTGCGCCGCCCGAGAAAGGCAACATGCCCATCAGGGCTTCCATGGTGGTGGTCTTGCCCGCGCCGTTCGGGCCGAGAATGGTGACCACCTCGCCTTCGAACAGGGTCAGGTTCACATTTCGTACGGCTTCTATCGCGCCGTAGCGGACCGACAGGTTGTCGACCTGCAGGATCGGGGTTGCGGACTCGGCTTTCATGATGCCACCCCTCCGAGGTAAGCGGCGATGACATCGGGATGCGACTGAACCTGGGCGGGAGTGCCAATCGTCAACGTGCACCCAAAATTCTGAACAATGACGCGGTCGGCCAGATTCATGACGAACGCCATGTCGTGCTCGACGAGCAAAATGGTCATGCCTTCTGATTGCAGCCGCTTGAGCAACTCGGCCAATTCGTCTTTTTCGCTGGCTCGCAGGCCTGCGGCGGGTTCGTCGAGCAACAGCATTTGCGGACGAGCGACGAGCGCGCGGGCTACTTCCAGAATACGCTGCTTTCCGAGGGGAAGGGAGCCGGCGGGCTGGTTGGCAACTTCGGCAAGTCCGGTGCGCTCGAGCGCCGTGGCGGCGGCTTGCATGGCTTGCCTCTCTTCGCGGCGATCCAGCCTGAGCATGGTTGCGAGCATCCCGCACCGCCCGTGGCGGTAGGCCCCAAGCGCCGCATTATCGATGGCGGACAGCTCGCCCAGCAGCTTCACATGCTGGAACGTACGCGACAGGCCGGTGTCGGCAATGGAGTGGCTGGTCAGATCGTTGATCCGCTTTCCGGCGAAGATGATTTCGCCGGACGTGGGTTTGAGCGCGCCCGAGATCAGGTTGAACATGGTCGATTTGCCCGCTCCGTTGGGACCGATCATGGCCATGATTTCCCCGGGCGCGACATCGAAACTGACATCCGACACGGCAGTCAGCCCGCCGAACCGCTTGGTGGCGCGGTTCACTCGCAGAAGCGGCTTGCCGGCCTCCGGCGCCGGACCCGCGTGCATCGTCAACAGCGCGTTGCCGCTCTCGGGCACCTTGCGCGGCCGGATGAACGCCGTGAACAGGTACGCGATGCCATGCTGCGTGCGTTGCAGCAGTAAAATGATAAGCACCCCAAAGATTACCTGCTGGAGATTGCCGAATTTCTGCAGGACGTTCATCTGCAGGATGCTTTGCAGCCAATCGCTGATCGCGCCGACCACCGCCGACCCGACGATGGCGCCGGATAGTTGTCCGATGCCGCCAATCACCGCCGTGAAGATGTATTGCACTCCCATTTCCAGGCCGAAAGACGAGGGATTGATGAAGCGCTGCATATGCGCATAAAGCCAGCCCGAAATTCCGGCGAGAACAGCGGCGAAGACGAACACCTTGATTTTCAGGAGCGGGACGTTCACGCCCATGCTTTCCGCCATGAGCGCCTTGCTCTTGAGCGAACGTATTGCCCGGCCGGTGCGGGAATCGAGCAGGTTCCGGCTCGCCAGCGCCAGGATGAACAGCACGAGTGCGACCAGGTAATAGATGCGCAGCTCGTAGCTATGAACAAATCCGAACGTGGGCAACGGAATGGGCGGAAGATCGGTCATGCCCGTGGAGGCGCCGATGCTGTCGGTATTGGAGAACACGTAGAAAATACTGACCGCCCAAGCGATGGTGGCGATGGGCAGATAATGGCTGCGCATGCGCAAGGTCACGGCGCCGAGAATCCAGGAGCACAGCGCCGTGGCGAGCAGAACGAGAGGCAGGGCCAGCCAGGGAGAAATCAGCCAGGCTTTCGTGAGCACGGCGCTGGCATAGGCGCCCACCCCGACGAAAGCGGCCTGCCCGAACGACACCTGGCCCGCCACGCCCGTCAGGAGAATGACGCCGAGGCAGACGATGGCGTATAGATAGATGTAGCTGGTGAGCGTGACGTAGTAGTGCGACAGCCCAAAGGGCAGCACGGCGATGAACACAAGCAGCGCGATGAGCCAAAGCTTTCCTGGCACGCGCCACGCCGCGTCGCGCAGCGCTTTGATGAAGCGCGGAACCGTGCGCATTCCGCCCCCCGCTTTTTCTTCTTCTTCGTCGATAACGTGACTGGAGAACATCGAGCAGCCCAGCAGGATCGGCACCATCAGGGCAAATACCAGAGCGTCTTTGTAGCCGCTCGACCAAAACGCGGCAAAGCTTTCGAACACGCCGATCGACAAAGCCCCCAGCGCGGCCAAGGGATAGCTGAGCATGGCGCCGACCGTGGCTCCTACGAAAGCTTTCAGACTGACAAGAAAACCCGAGTTGTAGTAAATGGTGACGAAGGGCGCGATGAGAATGCCCGCGATGGCGCAAATGAGCGCAGTCAGCCCGAAGCTCGTCAAACCGGCCATGTCTGCGCTGATGCCCATGAGGAGCGCGCCGCGCCGGTTGCTGGCTGTGGCGCGAAGCGCGCGCCCGTGGGCGGTCTTTTGAGAAAACCAGTACAACATGCCCATTAGCGCGGCACTCGCGACCAGTACGAGCAGGTTTTGCAGCGCAACGCTTTGTCCGGCGACCTCGAAGCGAGTGTCGGTGAACGCAGCCGTGCGCGCGCCGTCAGGACCAAACGCCGCCAAGGCCAGCCCGTCGAGAACGAAATGGGCGGCTACCGAGACGATGAGCAGAACCAGGATCGAGGCATTCGCGATCGGCTGATAGACGACCCGATACATGGCCGAACCGATGGGCACGACGATGGCGAGCGTGAGCAGAACCTGAAGCGCCATGGGTGCGTGGGCTTTCGGCGCCGCGACCGTAACGGCCGCGATGACGGCCGGCACGGCGACCCACCAGACGACGGGACGCAAGTACCGCGCGGCAGGAGCGTGCGCGCAGCGCAGCCGGATCAGTTCCATGACGCCGGCAACGCAGCAGGCAGCCAGCATGAACCACACTGTCATGGGAGTCTGGCCGTTTTGCAGCGTATAGATGGTGAGCGCGCCGAACGAGACGAATTCGCCGGCCTGCACCAGGATCACGCGTGTGACTGAAAACGCCAGAACGAGCGCCAGCGCTATCAGCCCATACGCAGCGCCGTTAGTGAGCCCGTCTTGCAAAAGAGAGAAGGCGACAGTGAAGTCCATGAGGCTGCCATCGTGGTGATGAGAAAACCCAATCTGTCGAATGGCTTTATTTCAAGAGGACCCATTTGCCGTTTTTCACGACCATCATGAGCGCGGAGCGCTTGTCCATCCCGTTGTGGTTTTCGGGCGTCATGTTGAACACGCCCTGCGTTCCGACCACGTCCTTGCTGTTTTCCAACGCATCGCGCAGCGCACTGCGGAATTGTTCCGTACCCGGTTGCGCCTTTTTCAGCGCCACGGGGACGGCATTTT from Bordetella sp. FB-8 encodes:
- a CDS encoding IclR family transcriptional regulator, producing the protein MNSLQRMLDVLSLFRDDQPVIDIDVISKELGYPASSAYRYVRELAGAGLLVRLPRGYAVGPRIIELDRHMTRFDPVLSVSRDIVDDLVRKTSLDLLISEWYGSKVINILQKSASDTSALDFGRGSPINLFRSATARVVLAYLLPRQLRRLYDQTPPEESGAALGTWKEFSKAMLRIRKDGYCISEHELSPHNSGIAAPIFDEKHRILGSITLAGSSDRFNAFNREFLATLICSAANEIAARIAS
- a CDS encoding ABC transporter ATP-binding protein, which codes for MKAESATPILQVDNLSVRYGAIEAVRNVNLTLFEGEVVTILGPNGAGKTTTMEALMGMLPFSGGARYCGESIEHWTTTERVRRGFTLVPESRDLFSDMTVRENLVLGAFSRRFHGRRDVQDELDGVYSVFPRLKERASQLAGTLSGGERQMLAIGRALMLKPRLLMLDEPSLGLAPRIVTEVFNIIGRLQSHGVSVLLVEQNARAALAIADRAYVLETGSIVQEGPAELLGRDHRLTRIYLGLKS
- a CDS encoding ATP-binding cassette domain-containing protein codes for the protein MDFTVAFSLLQDGLTNGAAYGLIALALVLAFSVTRVILVQAGEFVSFGALTIYTLQNGQTPMTVWFMLAACCVAGVMELIRLRCAHAPAARYLRPVVWWVAVPAVIAAVTVAAPKAHAPMALQVLLTLAIVVPIGSAMYRVVYQPIANASILVLLIVSVAAHFVLDGLALAAFGPDGARTAAFTDTRFEVAGQSVALQNLLVLVASAALMGMLYWFSQKTAHGRALRATASNRRGALLMGISADMAGLTSFGLTALICAIAGILIAPFVTIYYNSGFLVSLKAFVGATVGAMLSYPLAALGALSIGVFESFAAFWSSGYKDALVFALMVPILLGCSMFSSHVIDEEEEKAGGGMRTVPRFIKALRDAAWRVPGKLWLIALLVFIAVLPFGLSHYYVTLTSYIYLYAIVCLGVILLTGVAGQVSFGQAAFVGVGAYASAVLTKAWLISPWLALPLVLLATALCSWILGAVTLRMRSHYLPIATIAWAVSIFYVFSNTDSIGASTGMTDLPPIPLPTFGFVHSYELRIYYLVALVLFILALASRNLLDSRTGRAIRSLKSKALMAESMGVNVPLLKIKVFVFAAVLAGISGWLYAHMQRFINPSSFGLEMGVQYIFTAVIGGIGQLSGAIVGSAVVGAISDWLQSILQMNVLQKFGNLQQVIFGVLIILLLQRTQHGIAYLFTAFIRPRKVPESGNALLTMHAGPAPEAGKPLLRVNRATKRFGGLTAVSDVSFDVAPGEIMAMIGPNGAGKSTMFNLISGALKPTSGEIIFAGKRINDLTSHSIADTGLSRTFQHVKLLGELSAIDNAALGAYRHGRCGMLATMLRLDRREERQAMQAAATALERTGLAEVANQPAGSLPLGKQRILEVARALVARPQMLLLDEPAAGLRASEKDELAELLKRLQSEGMTILLVEHDMAFVMNLADRVIVQNFGCTLTIGTPAQVQSHPDVIAAYLGGVAS